TTACACACGTATTTGTCAAATATAATCCCTCATCCATCGGGATTTAGTTTGCCTTCTAACAGTTTTGACGTCTTCATAGGGTTTGGCCATTTTGGTCATGACGACATTGCAGACAAAGACAGAAAAATAATGTCATCATACACTAGCGTTTATACAACGTCATCATACACTGGTAGCCCACCAGTAGAATGACTTTTGAAATGATAATAAAATATCTGCTAACTAGTTGACTCCAAAAAAAGACTTATATGTGATATTGAAAAAATacttctaattaattaaatatcaaTATGATATGGATATGTCACATCAATGCATTAGATCTTTGATATACCATATCAAATTAACGTGGTTGGAAATTAGGTATCTCCATGGAAAATACAATCccctttctcctttttttcatTATAAATACCGCATGCTACACTTCTCATTTCAAATATTTGCAGTGTGAGTAGAAACCAATATTATGGGGTTGTGGAAGACTTCATTTGCCTTGGTTTGTCTCATAAGCTTAACCCTACTCCCATCCTCTCATGCCCAAGACTCACCACAAGACTACCTCAATGCCCACAACGCCGCTCGAGCACAGGTGGGCGTTGCCCCCTTGTCATGGGATACCAACTTAGTCAATTATGCACAAAGATACGCTAACTCCCGCATCGGTGACTGCAATCTTGTTCATTCTGGTGGGCCCTACGGCGAAAACTTAGCACAGGGCACCGGTGACTTGTCGGGCAAAGCAGCCGTGAACTTGTTTGTGAGCGAGAAAGCTAACTATAATTACAACTCTAACACTTGTGCTGCGGGGAAAATATGTGGGCATTATACTCAGGTTGTTTGGCGCAGCTCAACCCGTCTAGGGTGCGCGAAAGTGCGGTGCAACAATGGAGGCACCTTCATTGGATGCAACTATGATCCCCCAAGCAACTATGCTGGGCAGAGACCTTACTAATTAACTAATATTCGATAATCACTTAACCGTTCATTAATTATCTGTTATATTAAGTATTTTCTGATATTATGTAAGGCTATAGCTATGTTTTCAAGAATAAAATGAACTAAGAAGTGATTGTCGTTTTTCTTACTAAGCTTTGTGAAAGAACATCCCTTTGATGTATTTGAATAATACAAATTTGGCATTGTGCATTAATGATATCATCTTATAAAACATATGTAAACCTTATGGTCAATCATTTTCATCCAGTAGATTAGAGTTGCTAAACTTTCATCTAACGGATTAAAACATGATTATTGTCTTAAGTAAATACTTTTTTTCTTATAACGTTCTAAATGCTCTTAAAAAATCTAGTCGAGAATGACTTCGTTTTTTGGCTTTTTAGACATCATCAGGCCGTAAATAAGAGGATTTGTACTTTGTACAATTTAACCACAAGGATGAAAAAAGGGCGTCGATTTTACAAAAAGCTAGGTATACATGATGAGTCAACTTATGAGAGAGACTTTTATGGCACCggacgagaaatttttccagGAGTCGGGTACTCATGATAACTGTGTTCCCCACCTATTAGCATTTGACACCTTGGTTATGACTCAATCCTTGAATTTTATTatccaaaatataaataaaaaaaaatttaacaaaaaaaaaaaaatcaattaaaaatccaaattagaatttttatcTAGCACAATTTCTAAATTACCCCTATCCCAGTGAACAAACCTCCACCTCGTCCACGCCAATCACCCATCAGATAGCAACTACCCACCCCATCGTCGGCCGACTACTTTACCGGCAACACCCcatctcttctctctcatctGCTCTCTATTTCGCCACTCTTATTTCGACATACAAGCGGAGGGATGTTCAGCGGCAACTTAACCAGAAATCTGGTGTCCCCAATCCCGATCTAATTGATGGTGGAGTGGTCGGCCTTCCCGTGTTCTTCTCCGGCGTAGGAGAGgaggtgaaagaaaaaaatgagagagaaagaaagagaaagggcaACAGAGACGTGAGGGAAAGGGAGGAATGGGTATGGGTGGGGCGGAGGGTTCCAGATCCTGGACGTAATTTGGATTGTTTGTCTGtttatttgattgatttttactttttcttaaaATTAGTTTGATTTATATTCTCAGAAATAAGATCGAAGGATTGAGTCATTTCAAAAGATGATATCCAATGTGAAATGCTAATAGGTGTGGGAACACCAGGTGTCATGTGCATCCCCTGAAAAAATTATTTCTTGGCACCGGAAGGAGATATTTTTCAGTGTAATCAGAATATAGGATGATACACTACATATCATTATGTAAATAATGAGATATatatgctaaaaagttaataattaaaaaaaataaaattttccaacgtttatataaaaacacgtaatgTACCACCCGTATTTCggtcataataaaaaatttctctaccGAATGATGTACGCCTGTGGCCATCAATGCATGATAGGGGTAAATCCCTAAGAAAAATTTACGCAACGTATTGCGTACATATAA
This genomic stretch from Pyrus communis chromosome 2, drPyrComm1.1, whole genome shotgun sequence harbors:
- the LOC137726306 gene encoding pathogenesis-related leaf protein 4-like; this encodes MGLWKTSFALVCLISLTLLPSSHAQDSPQDYLNAHNAARAQVGVAPLSWDTNLVNYAQRYANSRIGDCNLVHSGGPYGENLAQGTGDLSGKAAVNLFVSEKANYNYNSNTCAAGKICGHYTQVVWRSSTRLGCAKVRCNNGGTFIGCNYDPPSNYAGQRPY